A section of the Leptotrichia buccalis C-1013-b genome encodes:
- a CDS encoding DUF2628 domain-containing protein — translation MKQVDGKRAVLENGVLRKEVKFGFSWGAFFLGFIYPLIKGDYMVAGISFAVIGVASMIFFPLIFVLSMVFGFLYNKMYVRMLIKQGWHPFTEEDAQVLRMNRILFNDKNNSYENNRERMAKEVEYYEMQPSEKTEVIEFKKSDSGNDFYDTSNNSMDNMNTDNFHNGNPNVPKMNYKNRTIQKFVARLIGGGFVSLVLGVFTANIILILLGAGLTGGGTFLAVKNKDKIKWK, via the coding sequence ATGAAACAAGTAGATGGAAAAAGAGCAGTTTTAGAAAATGGAGTTTTAAGAAAAGAAGTGAAATTTGGATTTTCATGGGGGGCATTTTTTCTAGGATTTATATATCCATTAATTAAAGGGGATTATATGGTGGCTGGAATTTCTTTTGCCGTAATTGGTGTGGCAAGTATGATATTTTTCCCATTGATATTTGTTCTATCAATGGTATTCGGTTTTCTATACAATAAAATGTATGTTAGAATGCTGATTAAACAAGGATGGCATCCGTTTACAGAAGAAGATGCACAGGTTCTGAGAATGAATAGAATTCTTTTTAATGACAAAAATAATTCCTATGAAAATAATAGGGAAAGAATGGCAAAAGAAGTTGAGTATTACGAGATGCAGCCATCAGAAAAAACTGAGGTTATTGAATTTAAGAAAAGTGATAGTGGTAATGATTTTTATGATACGAGTAATAACAGTATGGATAATATGAATACTGATAATTTCCATAATGGTAATCCAAATGTTCCGAAAATGAATTATAAAAACCGTACGATTCAGAAATTTGTAGCAAGGTTAATTGGTGGAGGATTTGTTTCGCTTGTTTTAGGAGTTTTCACAGCAAATATTATTTTAATTCTTTTAGGAGCAGGGTTGACAGGCGGAGGAACATTTTTGGCAGTAAAAAATAAGGATAAGATAAAATGGAAATAA
- a CDS encoding M18 family aminopeptidase yields MIHTTKELEEIQKNFIEMEVKSFAREVIEFIDESPSTYHVVKNCSDILDENGFERIMPREKWEIKKGGKYFFKKSSSTIIAFTVGENFDVKKGFKIFGAHTDSPCFRIKPNPEIVTENIVRLNTEVYGGPILSTWFDRPLSIAGRVIVKGEDPFFPKTVKIKIDEPLLTIPNLAIHQNREVNNGVKIDKQNDVLPVISLINKNFEKKGYLERVILEKTGIKKEDIIDFDLYLYATEKGCLLGVNEEFMSSPKLDNLASVYTGIIGLVEAEENQDRINIFVAFDNEEIGSATKQGADSNYLLNTLERISLALGLDRSDFLQMLESSYILSADAAHAAHPAHLGKTDPTNRGKINEGISIKISAKQKYTSDGYSIAVIRHLIEGTEIRIQPFVNESNELGGSTIGPISSTHLDIDGVDLGVPMLAMHSVRELCGIFDVFYLKELAKEFFSKR; encoded by the coding sequence ATGATACACACAACGAAAGAGCTGGAAGAGATACAGAAAAATTTTATTGAAATGGAAGTGAAAAGTTTTGCAAGGGAAGTTATTGAGTTTATTGATGAAAGTCCAAGCACTTATCACGTTGTGAAAAATTGTTCGGATATTTTAGATGAAAATGGATTCGAGAGAATTATGCCACGTGAGAAATGGGAAATTAAAAAGGGAGGGAAGTATTTTTTTAAAAAGTCCAGTTCCACAATAATTGCTTTTACAGTTGGAGAAAATTTTGATGTGAAAAAAGGTTTTAAGATTTTTGGAGCACATACGGATTCTCCTTGTTTCAGAATAAAGCCCAATCCTGAAATAGTTACGGAAAATATAGTGAGATTAAATACAGAAGTCTATGGAGGGCCTATTTTAAGTACTTGGTTTGATAGACCGCTTTCCATTGCTGGACGTGTTATTGTGAAAGGAGAAGATCCATTTTTTCCAAAAACTGTAAAGATTAAGATAGACGAACCACTTTTAACAATACCAAATCTTGCAATTCATCAAAATAGAGAAGTCAATAACGGTGTAAAAATTGATAAACAGAATGATGTTTTGCCTGTAATTTCACTTATTAATAAAAATTTTGAGAAAAAAGGATATCTTGAGAGAGTTATTTTGGAAAAAACAGGGATAAAAAAAGAAGATATAATTGATTTTGACTTGTATTTATATGCAACTGAAAAAGGATGTCTTTTGGGAGTAAATGAGGAATTTATGTCGTCACCAAAACTTGACAATCTTGCTTCTGTCTATACAGGGATAATCGGACTTGTAGAAGCTGAAGAAAATCAGGATAGAATCAATATTTTTGTAGCTTTTGACAATGAGGAGATAGGAAGTGCCACAAAACAGGGGGCAGATTCCAATTATTTATTAAATACGCTTGAAAGAATTTCGTTAGCACTTGGGCTTGATAGAAGCGATTTTTTACAAATGCTAGAAAGTTCTTATATTTTATCAGCTGATGCGGCACACGCAGCACACCCTGCACATTTAGGAAAAACAGATCCTACAAACCGTGGAAAAATAAATGAAGGGATTTCAATAAAAATAAGTGCAAAACAGAAATATACTTCTGATGGATATTCAATTGCGGTAATCAGACATCTTATTGAAGGAACAGAGATACGGATTCAGCCTTTTGTTAATGAGTCAAACGAGCTTGGAGGAAGCACAATCGGTCCAATTTCATCAACACATCTGGATATAGATGGAGTAGATCTGGGAGTTCCGATGCTTGCGATGCACTCGGTACGTGAGTTATGTGGAATTTTTGATGTGTTTTACTTGAAGGAATTAGCGAAAGAATTTTTTTCAAAAAGATAG
- a CDS encoding CRISPR-associated endonuclease Cas2, with product MQRSAFECLLTREKYEILLKKVERFAQKGDVIRIHILNQNAKIATIL from the coding sequence ATCCAAAGATCAGCTTTTGAATGTTTATTGACTAGAGAAAAATATGAAATTCTTTTAAAAAAAGTAGAAAGATTTGCACAAAAAGGTGATGTAATAAGAATACACATACTTAACCAAAATGCAAAAATTGCCACGATACTGTAA
- the dapA gene encoding 4-hydroxy-tetrahydrodipicolinate synthase yields MKFEGSYVALITPFKNNGMELDEDKLRELVNYHIENGTSGIVPCGTTGEAPTLTFAEHEKVIKIVVEEVRGRIQVVAGAGSNSTTRAIELTKYAKELGADAALSTCPYYNKPSQRGLYEHYKTIAQEAKFPIMLYNVPGRTGTNIEAETIAKLAELPEIVAVKEATGSLEQMIRIQDLCGDKIEILSGEDHLILPMLSIGAKGVVSVVANIMPQEMSDLISSFLNKNFDKAFELHTKLYDVSRNMFVEGNPVTVKAAMKILGKMDNDIVRLPLVAAEADTYGKLTKVFKEKGIL; encoded by the coding sequence ATGAAATTTGAAGGTTCATATGTAGCGTTAATTACGCCATTTAAAAACAATGGGATGGAATTGGATGAGGATAAATTGAGAGAATTGGTAAATTATCACATTGAAAATGGAACATCTGGAATCGTACCTTGTGGAACGACTGGAGAAGCTCCAACTTTAACATTTGCAGAACATGAAAAAGTGATAAAAATTGTTGTGGAGGAAGTAAGGGGACGAATACAAGTAGTCGCTGGAGCAGGATCAAATAGCACAACAAGAGCAATAGAACTCACAAAATACGCAAAAGAACTAGGAGCAGATGCAGCACTAAGCACTTGCCCATATTACAACAAACCTAGCCAAAGAGGGCTTTACGAACATTATAAAACAATTGCACAAGAAGCGAAATTCCCTATAATGCTTTACAACGTGCCTGGAAGAACAGGAACAAACATTGAAGCGGAAACAATTGCAAAACTGGCTGAACTGCCTGAAATTGTAGCTGTAAAGGAAGCAACAGGAAGCCTTGAACAAATGATAAGAATTCAGGATTTATGCGGAGATAAAATTGAAATTCTTTCAGGAGAAGATCACCTAATCCTGCCAATGCTGTCAATCGGAGCAAAAGGAGTCGTTTCAGTAGTTGCTAACATAATGCCACAGGAAATGAGCGACTTAATCAGTTCATTCTTAAACAAGAACTTTGACAAGGCATTTGAACTGCATACAAAACTGTATGATGTAAGTAGAAATATGTTTGTAGAAGGAAATCCTGTAACTGTGAAAGCAGCTATGAAGATACTTGGAAAAATGGATAATGACATAGTGAGATTGCCATTAGTAGCGGCTGAGGCAGATACGTATGGAAAATTGACTAAAGTATTTAAAGAAAAAGGAATTTTATAG
- the dapF gene encoding diaminopimelate epimerase, with protein sequence MLKFEKYQGAGNDFVIVAEKDLIEKGIPEYGEFASQVCDRHFGIGADGLIILKYVASMPFMFFFNADGSQAPMCGNGIRCFSNYLVNNHLVEGNEFVVKTVPGDLTIKVNYDEEKDDFSARVNMGKPVFNVKELINTEKEQFLREKINIDGKEIEISYIFMGTDHSVIFVNDFNDYNIDEFGKKIENYINLFPKKVNVNFVKVYNREHMEVITWERGAGRTLACGTGATASAVLAKTFGFVDTKVNVKVPGGQLVIEYEGGENDAFMTGPSEKIAEGLYKYQR encoded by the coding sequence ATGTTAAAATTTGAGAAGTATCAAGGTGCAGGGAATGATTTTGTTATTGTTGCGGAAAAGGACTTGATCGAAAAGGGGATACCTGAATATGGGGAATTTGCAAGTCAGGTTTGCGATAGACATTTCGGAATAGGTGCGGATGGGCTGATTATTTTGAAATATGTGGCAAGCATGCCATTTATGTTTTTCTTTAATGCAGATGGAAGTCAGGCTCCTATGTGTGGAAATGGGATAAGATGTTTTTCTAACTATCTTGTAAATAATCATTTGGTTGAAGGTAATGAATTTGTTGTAAAAACAGTTCCCGGGGATTTGACGATAAAAGTGAATTATGATGAGGAAAAAGATGATTTTTCGGCTAGAGTAAATATGGGAAAACCTGTTTTTAATGTAAAAGAATTAATAAATACTGAAAAAGAGCAGTTTTTAAGAGAAAAAATCAATATTGACGGAAAAGAAATTGAAATTTCGTATATTTTTATGGGAACAGATCATTCTGTAATATTTGTAAATGATTTTAATGATTACAATATTGATGAATTTGGTAAAAAAATTGAGAATTATATTAACTTATTTCCGAAAAAAGTCAACGTGAACTTTGTCAAAGTGTATAACAGGGAACATATGGAAGTAATCACTTGGGAACGTGGGGCAGGAAGAACATTGGCTTGTGGGACAGGTGCAACTGCTTCGGCAGTACTAGCAAAAACTTTTGGATTTGTTGATACAAAAGTGAACGTAAAAGTTCCAGGTGGACAGCTTGTTATTGAGTATGAAGGTGGAGAAAATGATGCCTTTATGACAGGGCCTAGTGAAAAAATTGCTGAGGGATTGTATAAATATCAAAGATAA
- a CDS encoding aspartate kinase gives MIIVHKYGGTSVATTEKIMNIAKYLGSVKDAGNDVVVVVSAMGKTTDALIKLAREITDKPDSREMDRLMSTGEQQTIALLSIALQTLGYEAISLTGAQAGIKTSGHYTKNKIADINGKEIKEHLSQGKIVVVAGFQGINEAGDVTTLGRGGSDTSAVALAAALGGKCEIYTDVDGIYTIDPRVYKKAKKLPVISYDEMMELAFLGAGVMEPRAVELGSKYGVEIYVGKSLGEKNGTIITSVEKVKENKEMEEKVITGVSINENMVMVNVEEITTNAQNIYEIFEKAEASGINIDMISQNDVTSHHGSFAFTCPKTDIAALEKIGEEIESEFPQTSFIINPYVTKVSIVGIGLISNIGVAAKMFKTLAENDISFHQISTSEISISLVVDEVMGKRIAELFAKEFDL, from the coding sequence GTGATTATCGTGCATAAATATGGCGGAACTTCGGTTGCTACAACTGAGAAAATAATGAATATTGCAAAATATCTGGGAAGCGTGAAAGATGCTGGAAATGATGTAGTTGTTGTGGTTTCTGCAATGGGAAAAACCACAGATGCTTTGATTAAATTAGCAAGAGAGATTACAGATAAACCTGATTCTCGGGAAATGGACAGGCTTATGTCGACTGGAGAACAGCAGACAATTGCTCTTTTGAGCATAGCTTTACAGACTTTAGGATATGAAGCTATTTCGCTTACAGGAGCACAAGCTGGAATTAAAACTAGCGGACATTATACGAAAAATAAAATTGCAGATATAAATGGGAAAGAGATAAAGGAACATTTGTCTCAAGGAAAAATCGTAGTTGTAGCTGGATTTCAAGGAATTAATGAAGCGGGAGATGTGACAACGCTAGGGCGTGGAGGTTCAGATACATCTGCAGTTGCACTGGCGGCGGCGCTTGGTGGAAAATGTGAGATTTATACAGATGTTGACGGAATTTATACAATTGATCCTAGAGTTTATAAAAAAGCAAAGAAATTACCTGTAATTTCTTACGATGAAATGATGGAGCTGGCTTTTCTGGGAGCTGGGGTAATGGAGCCAAGAGCTGTTGAGCTGGGAAGCAAATATGGCGTAGAAATTTATGTTGGAAAATCGCTGGGAGAAAAAAATGGAACGATAATAACATCAGTAGAAAAAGTAAAGGAGAATAAGGAAATGGAAGAAAAAGTCATAACAGGAGTATCAATCAATGAAAATATGGTAATGGTAAATGTAGAAGAAATTACAACAAATGCACAAAATATCTATGAAATTTTTGAAAAAGCAGAAGCAAGCGGAATAAACATTGATATGATAAGTCAAAATGACGTAACTAGTCATCACGGAAGTTTTGCCTTCACTTGTCCAAAAACAGATATAGCGGCACTCGAAAAAATTGGAGAAGAAATAGAATCAGAATTTCCACAAACATCGTTCATAATTAATCCATACGTTACAAAAGTTTCAATTGTAGGAATTGGACTGATAAGCAACATTGGAGTAGCCGCAAAAATGTTCAAAACTTTAGCGGAAAATGACATAAGCTTTCATCAGATTTCTACATCTGAAATAAGTATTTCACTAGTTGTAGATGAGGTTATGGGAAAAAGAATTGCAGAATTGTTTGCTAAAGAGTTTGATTTATAA
- the lysA gene encoding diaminopimelate decarboxylase, whose amino-acid sequence MKLFGTSKVNEKGNLSIGGVDTTELVKEFKTPLYVMDQEFIETTIDKMKKAFKSSRFNTRIAYAGKAFLSTGMIKLVESKGLDLDVVSGGELYTAYKAGFPMNKVHLHGNNKLVNEIEMAVDFGIDTIVVDNEDEIDKIERICREKGKKQAVLVRIDPGIEAHTHHYIKTSGLTSKFGISLFQDNLFDIIKRLNDSEWIEFKGFHTHIGSQIFQSAFFIFALDEIFKYLDKLKKELGIVVHTVNMGGGFGVYYKEGDDPKPIEEVLSEIITYTEAMEIKYQIGFKELCIEPGRSIVGNAGTTLYEVGGIKETVGGKTYVFIDGGMSDNIRTALYQAEYEAGVVNKINDTDVKDVTLAGKLCESGDIIIEKGKLPKSTEVGDIVAVTTTGAYCYTMSSNYNRMMRPAVVFVKDGKAKVAVKRETLDDLIRNDEIFEL is encoded by the coding sequence ATGAAATTATTTGGAACATCAAAAGTTAACGAAAAAGGGAATTTATCAATAGGAGGAGTGGATACAACTGAACTTGTGAAGGAGTTTAAAACACCGCTTTATGTAATGGATCAGGAATTTATTGAAACAACAATAGATAAGATGAAAAAGGCTTTTAAGTCGTCAAGATTTAACACGAGAATTGCTTATGCTGGAAAAGCATTTTTGTCAACAGGGATGATTAAACTGGTTGAATCAAAAGGGCTGGACTTGGATGTTGTTTCAGGCGGAGAGCTTTATACTGCTTACAAGGCTGGATTTCCAATGAATAAAGTGCATTTACATGGAAATAATAAATTGGTGAACGAAATTGAAATGGCTGTTGATTTTGGGATTGATACGATTGTTGTTGATAATGAGGACGAAATTGATAAAATTGAGAGAATTTGCCGTGAGAAAGGGAAGAAGCAGGCTGTACTTGTGAGAATTGATCCAGGAATAGAGGCACATACGCACCATTATATCAAGACTTCTGGACTTACTTCAAAATTTGGAATTTCATTGTTTCAGGATAATTTGTTTGATATAATAAAAAGGCTGAATGACAGTGAATGGATTGAATTTAAAGGTTTCCATACACACATTGGTTCACAAATTTTCCAGTCGGCGTTCTTTATATTTGCACTTGATGAAATTTTTAAATATTTGGATAAATTGAAAAAAGAATTGGGAATAGTAGTTCACACGGTAAATATGGGTGGAGGATTTGGAGTTTACTATAAGGAAGGTGATGATCCAAAACCGATAGAGGAAGTTCTGAGTGAAATAATAACGTATACCGAAGCAATGGAAATTAAATATCAGATTGGATTTAAGGAACTTTGTATTGAGCCGGGAAGAAGCATTGTCGGAAATGCGGGAACGACTTTGTATGAAGTTGGAGGAATTAAGGAAACAGTTGGTGGAAAAACGTATGTGTTTATAGATGGAGGAATGTCGGACAATATAAGAACGGCATTATATCAGGCAGAATACGAGGCTGGAGTTGTAAATAAGATAAATGATACCGATGTAAAAGATGTAACTTTGGCAGGAAAGCTGTGTGAATCTGGAGACATTATCATTGAAAAAGGAAAATTGCCAAAATCAACGGAAGTAGGAGATATTGTGGCGGTAACGACAACAGGAGCATATTGCTACACAATGTCAAGCAACTATAACAGAATGATGCGTCCAGCAGTTGTATTTGTAAAGGATGGAAAAGCGAAAGTTGCGGTAAAAAGGGAAACATTGGATGATTTGATTAGAAATGATGAAATTTTTGAATTATAA
- a CDS encoding MATE family efflux transporter, translating into MLFKVQSNEERRKMILNGKVINTLLFLSVPTLLVGIIQALIPLSDSLFLNRLTSVEVASSVTFSQPVLNIMIALSQGLGVATLVMLGRLYGKGRMLALKETMLQIFVFSFIIGLFLIPVCVFSAFVISKYTTSEIRDNVYIYISLYSLIMPFVFLAAIYNSSKNAIGRPEITFIRIFLLLILKIIFNSIFLYALKMGITGAVMASLFSYVIVTIWMFYDLFLKNGDIKLNLRSYSVKLPIIKRLLKIGLPSMLNYAFLYLGFFLINKEMEKFGAIALNAQGIASNINAICFILPSSIGTTVSSMISINMGVGNIKKSKEVFNVGWLTGVTISVLTICLILPISSTLVLTFTKVPKVIEIADKALHIYTYSVIGFSIFMISQGVFIALGRTKVPLVMSILRIWLLRYIFILVTQKYLGLYSIFWGNLFSNTLAGIIFFILVKIINWKKGGISELGK; encoded by the coding sequence ATGTTGTTTAAAGTTCAATCCAACGAAGAGCGACGTAAAATGATTTTAAATGGAAAAGTTATAAATACTTTGCTTTTTTTATCTGTTCCAACATTGCTGGTCGGAATTATTCAGGCACTTATCCCGCTTTCTGATAGCTTATTCCTGAATAGGCTGACAAGTGTGGAAGTTGCCAGTTCTGTTACATTTAGCCAGCCTGTACTGAATATTATGATTGCATTGTCGCAAGGGCTGGGTGTGGCTACTCTTGTTATGTTGGGACGGCTTTATGGAAAAGGGCGAATGCTGGCGTTAAAGGAAACTATGCTGCAGATTTTTGTGTTCAGCTTTATCATTGGGCTTTTTCTTATTCCAGTATGTGTGTTTTCAGCTTTTGTAATTTCTAAATATACAACTTCTGAAATTCGTGATAATGTTTATATTTATATTTCACTTTATTCGCTTATAATGCCTTTTGTATTCTTAGCCGCTATTTATAATTCTTCTAAAAATGCGATTGGAAGACCTGAAATTACGTTTATTAGAATTTTTTTATTATTAATTCTGAAAATAATTTTTAATTCAATTTTTTTATATGCTTTAAAAATGGGAATCACAGGTGCTGTAATGGCTTCACTTTTTTCATATGTAATTGTTACGATTTGGATGTTTTATGATTTATTTTTAAAAAATGGAGATATAAAACTTAATTTACGAAGTTATTCAGTAAAATTGCCGATTATTAAAAGACTTCTAAAAATTGGGCTTCCTTCAATGTTAAACTATGCTTTCCTGTATCTCGGATTCTTTCTCATAAACAAGGAAATGGAAAAATTTGGAGCAATCGCCTTAAATGCACAGGGAATTGCTTCCAATATCAATGCAATCTGCTTTATTCTCCCATCTTCAATCGGAACTACAGTTTCATCAATGATTAGCATAAATATGGGAGTTGGGAATATAAAAAAATCAAAGGAAGTATTCAATGTTGGATGGCTTACCGGAGTTACCATTTCAGTTTTAACAATTTGCTTAATTTTGCCAATTTCATCTACACTCGTGCTAACTTTTACAAAAGTTCCCAAAGTAATTGAAATTGCTGATAAAGCTTTACACATTTACACGTATTCCGTAATCGGATTTAGCATTTTTATGATATCCCAAGGAGTTTTTATTGCACTTGGAAGAACAAAAGTTCCTTTAGTTATGTCAATTTTAAGAATATGGCTATTGCGATACATTTTTATTCTAGTCACTCAAAAGTATTTGGGACTTTACTCTATTTTCTGGGGAAATCTATTTTCAAATACATTGGCAGGAATAATATTTTTCATTTTAGTTAAAATTATTAACTGGAAAAAAGGAGGAATTTCGGAGTTGGGCAAATAA
- a CDS encoding DUF4846 domain-containing protein, whose amino-acid sequence MTIETRYGVPQGYKRIAVEKGSFAEFLRNQKLKPYGEKVQYFNGNYKRSEGIYDSVFDVEIGDRDLHQCADAIMLLRAEYFYRKKEYNKINFKFVTGFNAQYSKWMQGYRINPNGKGSYYKKSAPSNTYKDFRNFMNIVFGYAGTLSLEKEMIPQKIENMQIGDVFIMGGSPGHAVIVVDMAENEKGEKIFMLAQSYMPAQQTQILVNPENGGVWYSLKRKDVLVTPEWKFPIEKLRKF is encoded by the coding sequence ATGACGATAGAAACGAGATATGGCGTTCCACAAGGTTATAAAAGAATAGCGGTAGAAAAAGGCAGTTTTGCTGAATTTTTAAGAAATCAGAAATTAAAGCCTTATGGAGAAAAAGTACAATATTTCAATGGAAATTACAAACGAAGTGAAGGGATTTATGACAGTGTATTTGATGTGGAGATAGGAGATAGAGATTTACATCAATGTGCTGATGCGATAATGCTTTTACGTGCGGAATATTTTTACAGGAAAAAAGAATATAATAAAATCAACTTTAAATTTGTGACAGGATTTAATGCACAGTATTCCAAATGGATGCAAGGCTATCGGATAAATCCTAATGGAAAAGGAAGTTATTACAAAAAATCTGCTCCATCTAATACATACAAGGATTTTAGAAACTTTATGAATATTGTTTTTGGATATGCTGGAACATTGTCGCTTGAAAAGGAAATGATACCGCAAAAAATTGAAAATATGCAAATTGGAGATGTATTTATTATGGGTGGCAGTCCAGGACACGCTGTTATTGTAGTGGATATGGCTGAAAATGAAAAAGGTGAAAAAATATTTATGCTTGCTCAGTCATATATGCCTGCACAGCAAACTCAAATTTTGGTAAACCCAGAAAATGGTGGAGTTTGGTATTCATTGAAAAGAAAAGATGTACTTGTAACACCTGAATGGAAGTTTCCGATTGAAAAATTACGAAAATTTTAG
- a CDS encoding RNA-guided endonuclease TnpB family protein, producing MKYNLAFKYRIYPNKEQELLINKTFGCVRFVYNTILYTANKIYEKTGKNKIITPASLKSENQFLKEVDSLALSNAQLNVKRSFTNFFQKRAKFPKFKSKKNNIKSYTTNCVNNSIRIEENEYLVLPKLKKVKLKYHREIPKDYKIKSVTLTNSNGNYYVSVLTEFEKKIQKMPSNDKVIGLDFSMSELFVSSENQRADYPKYFRMLEKKLKKLQKSLSRKVKFSKNWYKQRSKISKLHEYIKNCRRDFLHKLSKKLSEEYNAVVVEDLNMKGMSQTLNFGKSVGDNGWGMFLRMLEYKLMFLGKQFLKIDKWFPSSKTCSKCGNVKEELKLSERSYKCECCGIEIDRDYNAALNIKNIGKEMLKY from the coding sequence GTGAAATATAATTTAGCATTCAAATACAGGATTTATCCAAATAAGGAGCAAGAATTGTTGATAAACAAGACTTTTGGATGTGTTCGTTTTGTTTACAATACAATTTTGTATACTGCTAATAAAATTTATGAAAAAACCGGAAAAAATAAAATAATTACACCTGCCAGTTTGAAAAGTGAAAACCAATTTTTGAAAGAAGTTGACAGTCTGGCACTTTCAAATGCTCAATTGAATGTAAAACGATCGTTTACAAATTTTTTTCAGAAGAGAGCGAAGTTTCCAAAGTTCAAATCTAAAAAGAATAATATTAAAAGCTACACAACAAATTGTGTAAATAATTCGATACGAATTGAGGAAAACGAATATTTGGTTTTGCCAAAATTGAAAAAAGTAAAATTGAAATATCATAGAGAAATACCAAAGGATTATAAAATAAAGTCGGTAACATTGACAAATAGTAATGGAAATTACTATGTTTCTGTTTTGACGGAATTTGAAAAAAAAATTCAAAAAATGCCAAGTAATGATAAAGTGATTGGACTTGATTTTTCAATGTCTGAATTATTTGTCAGTTCTGAAAATCAAAGGGCTGATTATCCAAAATATTTTAGGATGTTGGAGAAAAAATTGAAAAAATTACAAAAATCATTATCAAGAAAAGTAAAATTTTCTAAAAATTGGTATAAGCAAAGATCGAAAATATCAAAATTACATGAGTATATCAAAAATTGTCGAAGAGATTTCTTGCATAAATTATCGAAAAAATTATCTGAAGAGTATAATGCTGTGGTTGTTGAGGATTTGAATATGAAAGGGATGAGCCAGACATTAAATTTTGGAAAAAGTGTAGGAGATAATGGATGGGGAATGTTTTTGAGGATGCTTGAGTATAAGTTGATGTTTTTAGGAAAGCAATTTTTAAAAATAGATAAGTGGTTTCCGTCGTCGAAAACTTGTAGTAAATGTGGAAATGTTAAAGAGGAACTGAAATTATCAGAAAGAAGTTATAAATGTGAGTGCTGTGGAATTGAGATTGATAGAGATTACAATGCGGCACTGAATATAAAAAACATTGGAAAAGAGATGTTGAAATATTAG